In the genome of Carya illinoinensis cultivar Pawnee chromosome 13, C.illinoinensisPawnee_v1, whole genome shotgun sequence, the window GGAAGCTCAAGCTCGAGAACTCCAAGCTCGTTAGAGTTTTCGCCGATCTCTCCCAAAACTACACCGATCTCCTCAACAAGCCCTCGTATCGTGCTCTCTCCGAATCCGACGCACTCTACCCTGACGAGTCGGTTCTAAGGCAATTCGAGAAGGAAGTGAAGGAGCGAATTAAAGTGACGAGACAAGTGATTGCGGAAGCGAAGGAGTCGTTTGATAATCAATTGAAGATTCAGAAGTTGAAGGATACGATTTTTGCGGTGAATGAGCAATTAACAAAGGCTAAGAAGCAAGGAGCTTTCTCAAGCTTGATAGCTGCAAAATCAATCCCAAAAAGCTTGCATTGTCTTGCAATGCGGTTGATGGAAGAGCGAATTGCTAATCCAGATAAGTATTCGGATGAGGGAAAGCCAACTCTACCGGCGTTTGAGGATCCAAAGCTTTACCATTATGCAATTTTCTCGGATAATGTGATTGCAGCATCAGTGGTGGTCAATTCGGCAGTGAAGAACTCAAAGGAGCCGTGGAAGCATGTTTTCCATGTTGTGACTGATAAGATGAATCTTGGGGCAAtgcaagttatgttcaaattgaAGGACTATAATGGAGCGCATGTTGAAGTGAAGGCAGTTGAGGATTACAAGTTCTTGAATTCTTCATACGTGCCGGTGCTTCGACAGTTGGAGTCTTCAAATTTACAGAGGTTTTACTTTGAGAATAAGCTTGAGAATGCAACAAAGGACACCACGAACATGAAGTTTAGGAACCCAAAGTATTTGTCCATTTTGAAtcatttgagattttatttgCCTGAAATGTACCCAAAATTGCATAGGATTTTGTTTTTGGATGATGATATAGTGGTTCAGAGGGACTTGACAGGGTTGTGGAAGATAGATATGGATGGGAAGGTGAATGGGGCGGTCGAGACGTGTTTTGGGTCATTCCATCGCTATGCACAGTACATGAATTTCTCCCACCCCTTGATTAAGGCGAGGTTTAACCCCAAAGCTTGCGCGTGGGCGTATGGAATGAACTTCTTCGACTTGGATGCTTGGAGGAGGGAGAAGTGCACGGAAGAGTACCATTACTGGCAGAATCTGGTAATGGCTTGATTCTTTTCTGTTAATTATGTTCTTTCTAACATGCTTGAGCAACATTTGGTCCCTAAAATCAGTATTCAAGTTCGTATACATTTTTATTATGCCTGTTTGCTTTCAAATTACAA includes:
- the LOC122291472 gene encoding galacturonosyltransferase 8-like → MASIRIARTAERVTGVGGSIRSLSFIFRLLASAIAIALCLFFTLSFLFTSRTDDNTADLHHFGFGSGSYGFGITRRSVLALKSDPLKPRLDQIRKQADDHRSLALAYASYARKLKLENSKLVRVFADLSQNYTDLLNKPSYRALSESDALYPDESVLRQFEKEVKERIKVTRQVIAEAKESFDNQLKIQKLKDTIFAVNEQLTKAKKQGAFSSLIAAKSIPKSLHCLAMRLMEERIANPDKYSDEGKPTLPAFEDPKLYHYAIFSDNVIAASVVVNSAVKNSKEPWKHVFHVVTDKMNLGAMQVMFKLKDYNGAHVEVKAVEDYKFLNSSYVPVLRQLESSNLQRFYFENKLENATKDTTNMKFRNPKYLSILNHLRFYLPEMYPKLHRILFLDDDIVVQRDLTGLWKIDMDGKVNGAVETCFGSFHRYAQYMNFSHPLIKARFNPKACAWAYGMNFFDLDAWRREKCTEEYHYWQNLNENRTLWKLGTLPPGLITYYSTTKPLDKSWHVLGLGYNPSISMDEIRNAAVVHFNGNMKPWLDIAMNQFRPLWTKYVDYDLEFVQACNFGL